The following coding sequences are from one Nitrospinota bacterium window:
- a CDS encoding AAA family ATPase has product MTDTEWIEANRKHLMASISLVRERLVAHTSKKERDWDFTELEEDVARTGSAMPYPSALQVICQTFGLSDFERDILLLCAGMELDSSFAGYCASINGDDRRVYPTFSLSLAVLLNGSWEAVTPSAPLRRWKFLEIGNGDTLTQSPLKIDESVLHFLTGVNHIDERLAGICIPLSLAHDIVPSHLAISERISAMWKQPSHLQNRQLIQLFGRENAGKRSITSHAGEEAGITFFALRADEIPQSTLERDAFARIWEREAALNRYGLYLECEDVEKAETIDSAKSLLEELNAIAVISSRNPLRLVSRITVNIEVSKPDTKEQLMLWNEMLKPLSSRLNGMLSSLVSQFDMDTGSIFAAGAEAITSFAGKSDTLEIDVDAVGKSIWNSCRVQTRGSLEEHTQRINPTATWDDLILPESIVSILREIAAHVRQRSKVYNDWGFAKKVPRGLGISALFGGQSGTGKTMAAEVLANELALDLFRIDLSAVVNKYIGETEKNLRKVFDAAEDGGAILLFDEADALFGKRSEVKDSHDRYSNIEVSYLLQRMETYRGLAILTTNMKSSLDQAFVRRIRFILQFPFPDVAQRAKIWEKAFPPDAPLENLDWSKLALLNVSGGNIRNVALNAAFLAAEDGESIQMKYILKAAINEYQKLEKPLTKAEIVGWV; this is encoded by the coding sequence ATGACAGATACCGAATGGATAGAGGCAAACCGGAAACACCTGATGGCTTCCATTTCCCTGGTCAGGGAAAGGTTGGTCGCCCATACATCAAAAAAGGAACGGGATTGGGATTTTACCGAACTTGAAGAGGATGTCGCCAGAACCGGCTCTGCAATGCCCTACCCTTCAGCCTTGCAGGTTATCTGCCAAACATTCGGGCTCTCCGATTTCGAACGAGATATTCTTCTTCTCTGCGCTGGAATGGAGCTTGATTCCTCTTTCGCCGGCTACTGCGCTTCAATCAATGGAGATGACAGACGCGTATATCCTACTTTCAGCCTATCGCTTGCCGTCCTCTTGAACGGAAGCTGGGAAGCGGTTACGCCTTCAGCCCCTCTGCGGAGATGGAAATTCCTTGAGATTGGAAACGGCGACACATTGACTCAAAGTCCCTTGAAGATAGACGAATCCGTCCTTCATTTCCTGACAGGAGTCAATCACATCGACGAACGCCTTGCGGGAATATGTATCCCGCTGTCTCTGGCGCACGATATCGTCCCCTCGCACCTTGCTATCTCGGAACGGATCTCCGCCATGTGGAAACAGCCGTCACATCTGCAAAACCGGCAGTTGATACAGCTTTTCGGAAGGGAAAATGCGGGGAAAAGGTCGATCACCTCTCACGCGGGAGAAGAAGCCGGCATAACTTTTTTTGCCTTGAGGGCAGATGAGATACCTCAGTCAACGTTGGAGAGGGACGCATTCGCCCGCATATGGGAACGGGAAGCCGCGCTTAACAGATACGGACTCTATCTGGAATGTGAAGACGTTGAAAAAGCGGAAACGATAGATTCGGCAAAGTCTTTATTGGAAGAGCTAAACGCGATTGCCGTGATTTCTTCAAGAAATCCGCTCCGGCTTGTAAGCCGCATAACCGTAAACATCGAGGTGTCCAAACCTGACACAAAGGAACAGTTAATGCTTTGGAACGAGATGCTGAAGCCTCTATCTTCAAGGCTGAACGGAATGCTTTCATCGCTTGTCTCCCAGTTCGACATGGACACAGGATCTATTTTCGCCGCTGGCGCGGAGGCAATTACCTCCTTTGCCGGCAAAAGCGACACTTTGGAAATAGACGTTGACGCAGTGGGAAAATCGATATGGAACTCCTGCAGAGTGCAGACCCGCGGTTCCCTGGAAGAACACACTCAACGCATAAATCCAACCGCGACTTGGGACGACCTGATACTTCCGGAATCAATAGTTTCTATATTGCGGGAAATCGCCGCACACGTCAGGCAAAGGTCCAAGGTTTACAACGATTGGGGTTTCGCGAAAAAAGTTCCGAGGGGCCTTGGTATCAGCGCTCTTTTCGGGGGGCAGAGCGGGACCGGCAAGACTATGGCCGCCGAAGTACTCGCAAACGAACTTGCGCTTGATCTGTTCAGAATAGACCTTAGCGCAGTGGTAAATAAATATATCGGTGAAACTGAAAAAAACCTCAGAAAGGTTTTCGACGCCGCCGAGGACGGAGGAGCCATACTGCTTTTCGATGAAGCAGACGCCCTTTTCGGGAAAAGGAGCGAGGTAAAGGATAGCCATGACAGGTATTCGAACATAGAAGTGAGTTACCTCCTTCAAAGAATGGAAACATACCGTGGCCTCGCCATCCTCACTACCAACATGAAATCGTCTCTCGACCAGGCATTCGTGAGAAGGATTCGCTTTATACTTCAGTTTCCGTTTCCCGATGTCGCTCAGCGCGCGAAAATCTGGGAAAAAGCATTCCCGCCAGACGCGCCGCTGGAAAACCTTGACTGGAGTAAACTCGCTTTGCTGAACGTCTCCGGCGGCAACATCCGCAATGTGGCATTGAATGCCGCTTTCCTCGCGGCAGAAGACGGTGAATCGATACAAATGAAATACATCCTGAAAGCCGCAATTAATGAGTACCAAAAACTGGAAAAACCGCTTACCAAAGCTGAAATTGTCGGATGGGTATAG
- a CDS encoding DUF4255 domain-containing protein: MSNSMAIATVTASLSQILHVAVNREISGADIRTARPDGNPGQGQSNAGKGINIFLYQIIPNAALRNSSYPTRRSDGSVVQRPMTAYNLHYILTFYGDETKLEPQRLLGITVNTLDSKPVITRETILAAIDAAPTGTLVDSNLADQLETIKLSPISLNLEELSKLWSVFFQTPYSLSVAYQCSVVIIESEEMPKPALPVRGRTADGKTFKQPVIDRIFPQEGSMEPVIVGSTLFIIGSNLRAENVKLLINGVEALFLQEITDQKIVFVLSHDNFPPDFLRAGILGIQVRHDLGVESNIVPIILRPEIVGDPVVVPDTVITKGKGGNPGGTTTTGGTTTTGGTTTTGGTTTTGGTTTTGGKGAGRKKGPVV; encoded by the coding sequence ATGAGTAACTCAATGGCGATAGCCACCGTTACAGCAAGCCTCAGTCAAATATTGCATGTAGCAGTAAACAGAGAAATATCAGGGGCCGACATCAGAACAGCCAGGCCCGACGGCAACCCCGGCCAGGGACAATCAAATGCAGGAAAAGGGATAAACATTTTCCTATATCAGATAATCCCAAATGCGGCCTTGAGGAACAGCAGTTACCCGACGCGCCGTTCGGACGGCAGTGTTGTTCAACGCCCCATGACGGCTTACAACCTTCATTACATCCTTACTTTTTACGGTGATGAAACCAAGCTGGAACCACAGCGCCTTCTTGGAATCACGGTAAACACGCTTGACAGCAAACCGGTGATAACAAGGGAGACGATCCTTGCGGCAATAGATGCCGCTCCTACAGGAACCCTGGTGGATTCAAACCTTGCCGATCAGCTGGAAACTATCAAGCTCTCCCCAATCTCATTAAACCTCGAGGAGCTGTCAAAACTCTGGTCCGTATTCTTTCAAACGCCATATTCCCTTTCTGTGGCATATCAATGTTCGGTCGTCATTATCGAATCGGAGGAGATGCCAAAACCGGCTCTTCCAGTGCGAGGACGTACAGCAGATGGAAAGACATTCAAACAGCCTGTCATAGACAGAATTTTTCCTCAGGAAGGGTCAATGGAGCCCGTCATAGTCGGCTCTACACTTTTCATTATCGGTAGCAACCTGCGCGCCGAAAACGTCAAACTCCTGATAAACGGCGTTGAGGCGCTATTTTTACAGGAAATAACCGATCAGAAAATCGTGTTCGTCCTTTCGCATGACAACTTCCCGCCAGATTTCCTGCGAGCCGGGATACTTGGCATACAAGTAAGGCACGACCTGGGGGTAGAGTCAAACATCGTCCCGATAATACTTCGCCCTGAAATAGTCGGCGATCCGGTTGTCGTGCCGGACACAGTTATAACAAAAGGTAAAGGCGGTAACCCAGGCGGCACCACTACAACAGGCGGCACCACTACAACAGGCGGTACTACTACAACAGGCGGTACTACTACAACAGGCGGTACTACCACAACAGGCGGCAAAGGTGCCGGTAGAAAAAAAGGACCGGTGGTGTAG